AGCATTGAAGTTAAGTAAAGAAATGAAGTGTTGCCAACTGATTAGTAAATGATTGTgtgatttataaataatcaaaaaaagcAGTGTCAAAACTTGAATTAAACGTGATTTTGTTGTGAGCAAGAGGATTGAAAAAGGTAATtgcttcaaaattttatcattaaaacaattttaaactaagaattatttttatatttagttatcACAATTGAGGGTCAAGAAGAAGCACAATCTGAAGACAGTCTTCCACAAGGTGGTCAACCACCAGTAGAAGAGCCTTCTGCCGAACCCGCCACAAGCGACGAAGATTCTAAATCATCGGACATAGTGTCAAGTGGTACCGGGGATATTGGTGAAGCTGGAAAAATGACGGAAATGACTTCTGACGTCAATATGGAGCACGGATCTCAGACAAAGGTGTATGGTGGATGCGAAGGTCCAGATGCCATGTATGTAAAGTTAATCTCATCGGATGGCCATGAGTTCATTGTTAAGCGTGAACATGCATTAACATCTGGTACAATTAAAGCTATGTTAAGTGGTCCTGGACAGTTTGCGGAGAATGAAGCTAATGAAGTGAATTTTAGAGAAATACCGtaagaatttttacttttattatttaataaacttaacaTAGTTTTAGTTATTCTGCAAtggttacaaatatttattccatataaaaactaatgggAAATGTTTGCAtacatgtttaattaaaaagtataagcAAAATCTCTTCAACTTATTAAGtcaccatgtttttttttttttttatatttgtattaggTATTATAGAATATTCGTATCaatcgtataaaaaataataatttatacctTAAGTCTGATTTGGCCAGATGTATAATTTAcccttttttgttat
This genomic interval from Chrysoperla carnea chromosome 1, inChrCarn1.1, whole genome shotgun sequence contains the following:
- the LOC123303421 gene encoding elongin-C; the protein is MTEMTSDVNMEHGSQTKVYGGCEGPDAMYVKLISSDGHEFIVKREHALTSGTIKAMLSGPGQFAENEANEVNFREIPSHVLQKVCMYFTYKVRYTNSSTEIPEFPIAPEIALELLMAANFLDC